In Gossypium arboreum isolate Shixiya-1 chromosome 5, ASM2569848v2, whole genome shotgun sequence, a single genomic region encodes these proteins:
- the LOC108452710 gene encoding polygalacturonase-like, which produces MAPHLNIVPSMFVLLLLFISASKVQSDAFDVVAKFGAKADGKTDLSKPFLDAWKEACASVTPSTVVIPKGTYLLSKVNLEGPCKAPIEINVQGTIQAPADPSAFKDPNWVRFYSVENFKMFGGGIFDGQGSIAYEKNTCENREFRSKLPVNIRFDFVTNALIQDITSKDSKLFHINVFACKNITLERLKIEAPDESPNTDGIHMGKSEGVNIIASDIKTGDDCISIGDGTKNMVIKEITCGPGHGISIGSLGKFQNEEPVEGIKVSNCTITNTSNGARIKTWPGEHGGAVSEIHFEDITMNNVSSPILIDQQYCPWNKCKKNEESKVKLSNISFKNIRGTSALPEAIKFICSGSSPCQNVELADIDIKHNGAEPATSQCLNVKPITSGKLNPTPCSGPIPKTPGATA; this is translated from the exons ATGGCACCACACCTTAATATTGTTCCTTCCATGTttgtacttttattattattcatttcagCCTCTAAAGTTCAATCAGATGCTTTTGATGTTGTTGCCAAGTTTGGCGCAAAAGCTGACGGGAAAACGGATTTGAGTAAG CCATTTTTGGATGCTTGGAAAGAAGCATGTGCCTCTGTAACTCCATCAACAGTTGTGATTCCTAAAGGGACATATTTATTATCAAAAGTAAACTTAGAAGGTCCATGCAAGGCTCCTATTGAGATTAATGTTCAGGGCACTATACAGGCTCCGGCTGATCCTAGTGCTTTCAAAGACCCTAATTGGGTTAGATTCTATAGTGTTGAAAATTTCAAAATGTTTGGCGGAGGAATTTTCGATGGTCAAGGAAGCATTGCTTATGAGAAGAATACTTGCGAGAATCGTGAATTTCGTTCCAAACTTCCCGTT AATATAAGGTTTGACTTTGTGACCAATGCATTGATACAAGACATAACTAGCAAAGACAGTAAACTATTCCACATTAATGTTTTTGCTTGCAAAAACATTACCCTCGAACGTTTGAAGATAGAGGCACCGGACGAGAGCCCAAACACAGATGGGATTCACATGGGCAAATCAGAGGGGGTCAATATTATTGCCTCTGACATTAAAACTGGTGATGATTGTATTTCTATCGGAGATGGCACTAAAAATATGGTCATAAAAGAAATAACTTGTGGACCAGGACATGGTATAAGTATCGGTAGTCTTGGAAAGTTCCAAAATGAAGAGCCAGTTGAGGGAATTAAAGTCTCAAACTGCACCATCACTAATACTTCGAATGGAGCTCGAATCAAAACTTGGCCAGGCGAACATGGTGGGGCAGTATCAGAAATACATTTTGAGGATATTACCATGAATAATGTCTCTTCCCCTATCCTAATTGATCAACAATATTGCCCATGGAATAAATGCAAGAAAAAT GAAGAATCGAAAGTTAAACTAAGCAACATTAGCTTCAAGAACATCCGTGGCACATCTGCGCTTCCAGAAGCTATCAAGTTTATTTGCAGCGGTTCTTCGCCATGTCAAAATGTGGAACTTGCGGACATTGATATTAAGCACAACGGAGCTGAACCCGCAACATCCCAATGTTTGAATGTCAAGCCTATAACTAGTGGCAAATTAAACCCGACTCCATGTTCTGGCCCTATCCCAAAAACCCCTGGTGCCACCGCTTAA